From Halorubrum salinarum, the proteins below share one genomic window:
- a CDS encoding protein-L-isoaspartate O-methyltransferase family protein, with translation MDDASLRADMIEGLEHQIGEPIEPPVLTALQRVPRDPFVDDSPRGGAVDGDDPHSLSLPTLVRLLTALDADEGDSVLVVGAGIGYSVALLAAIAGARRVHAVDIDRAAVHAARSNLDAAGYGAVLVDRADGADGLPAYAPYDRILLEAAVVEPPRPLREQLAPGGRIVYPRGAGVQTVAAIEPSSARDTDADEDPAPPGFETVATHGPARLQPMLVDGEQPGTERNRTRREDAERAERGRQRRHGWEQDWIDWDDRL, from the coding sequence ATGGACGACGCGTCGCTCCGGGCGGACATGATCGAGGGGCTCGAACACCAGATCGGCGAGCCGATCGAGCCGCCCGTGCTGACCGCCCTTCAGCGCGTCCCCCGCGACCCCTTCGTCGACGACTCGCCCCGCGGCGGCGCCGTCGACGGCGACGACCCCCACTCGCTCTCGCTTCCGACGCTGGTCCGACTGCTCACCGCGCTCGACGCCGACGAGGGCGACTCGGTCCTCGTCGTCGGCGCGGGGATCGGCTACTCGGTCGCGCTGCTCGCGGCGATCGCCGGCGCGCGGCGCGTCCACGCGGTCGACATCGACCGCGCCGCCGTCCACGCCGCGCGGTCGAACCTCGACGCGGCCGGCTACGGCGCCGTCCTCGTCGACCGCGCGGACGGCGCCGACGGCCTCCCCGCCTACGCGCCCTACGACCGGATCCTCCTCGAAGCCGCCGTCGTCGAGCCGCCGCGGCCCCTCCGCGAACAGCTGGCGCCCGGCGGGCGGATCGTCTACCCGCGCGGCGCGGGCGTCCAGACGGTGGCGGCGATCGAGCCGTCGTCCGCGCGTGACACGGACGCGGACGAGGACCCGGCGCCGCCGGGGTTCGAGACGGTCGCGACCCACGGCCCGGCGCGGCTCCAGCCGATGCTCGTCGACGGCGAGCAGCCGGGAACGGAACGCAACCGGACCCGCCGCGAGGACGCCGAACGCGCCGAGCGCGGCCGGCAGCGCCGACACGGCTGGGAGCAGGACTGGATCGACTGGGACGACCGGCTCTGA
- a CDS encoding protein-L-isoaspartate(D-aspartate) O-methyltransferase: protein MNDADHAAARRDLVNALRDRLDASERTLSAIGAVPRHEFVPESVRGSAYADRPLPIGHGQTVSAPHMVAMMTDLLEVERGDRVFEVGTGCGYHAAVVAEVVGPGNVFSAERVPELAAAARDRLDRLGYEVTVSAGDGREAFADAAPVDAAYLTCAAPEAVPDAVVDRVRTDGRVVAPVSERGRQRLVRLTVRGDGIDREDHGGVRFVPMR, encoded by the coding sequence ATGAACGACGCCGACCACGCGGCCGCCAGGCGCGACCTGGTGAACGCGCTCCGCGACCGTCTCGACGCGAGCGAGCGGACGCTGTCGGCGATCGGCGCCGTCCCGCGACACGAGTTCGTCCCGGAGTCGGTGCGCGGGTCGGCGTACGCCGACCGACCGCTCCCGATCGGCCACGGGCAGACGGTCAGCGCGCCGCACATGGTCGCGATGATGACCGACCTGCTCGAGGTCGAGCGCGGCGACCGCGTCTTCGAGGTGGGGACCGGCTGCGGCTACCACGCCGCGGTCGTCGCCGAGGTCGTCGGCCCGGGGAACGTCTTCTCGGCCGAGCGCGTCCCGGAACTGGCGGCCGCCGCCCGCGACCGCCTCGACCGCCTCGGGTACGAGGTGACCGTGTCGGCCGGCGACGGGCGCGAGGCGTTCGCCGACGCGGCACCGGTCGACGCCGCGTACCTCACCTGCGCGGCGCCGGAGGCGGTTCCGGACGCCGTCGTCGACCGCGTCCGGACGGACGGCCGCGTCGTCGCCCCCGTCAGCGAGCGCGGCCGCCAGCGGCTCGTCCGGCTCACGGTCCGCGGCGACGGGATCGACCGCGAGGACCACGGCGGCGTGCGGTTCGTCCCGATGCGGTAG
- the hsp14 gene encoding archaeal heat shock protein Hsp14 → MNATNPFDEIEQFLGRTPFAGERAWGRDLRTADVDVAEYDDEFVVMADLPGFDREEIDVRASGDRLTITGERDTEREDADRRYLRRERRHESVTRTIELPATAVLKDATGTYRNGVLTVTVPLDAVDADEGHRIDVN, encoded by the coding sequence ATGAACGCGACGAATCCCTTCGACGAGATCGAGCAGTTCCTCGGCCGCACGCCCTTCGCCGGCGAGCGCGCCTGGGGCCGCGACCTCCGGACCGCCGACGTCGACGTCGCCGAGTACGACGACGAGTTCGTCGTGATGGCCGACCTCCCGGGCTTCGACCGCGAGGAGATCGACGTTCGCGCCAGCGGCGACCGGCTGACCATCACCGGCGAGCGCGACACGGAGCGCGAAGACGCGGACCGACGCTACCTCCGCCGCGAGCGCCGTCACGAGTCCGTCACCCGGACGATCGAACTCCCCGCGACCGCGGTCCTCAAGGACGCGACCGGGACGTACCGCAACGGCGTGCTCACGGTGACGGTCCCGCTCGACGCCGTCGACGCCGACGAGGGCCACCGGATCGACGTGAACTGA
- a CDS encoding Hsp20/alpha crystallin family protein, with product MTRRDPFDEIEDLLERMGREFEELGGTLEGAGPEVPRFPGAREVDVDVIEDEESITVVADLPGFDADDVDVELRDDALVIAGSREESAEFAAEGDDAADAGDAGEGDEVRYHRRERRLRSVSRRVPVPEPVEADAATASFDAGVLTVTLPKRSPDDDRGHTIDVN from the coding sequence ATGACACGACGCGATCCCTTCGACGAGATCGAGGACCTGCTCGAACGGATGGGCCGCGAGTTCGAGGAACTCGGCGGCACGCTGGAGGGCGCCGGCCCCGAGGTCCCGCGGTTCCCCGGGGCCCGCGAGGTGGACGTCGACGTGATCGAGGACGAGGAGTCGATCACCGTCGTCGCCGACCTCCCCGGGTTCGACGCCGACGACGTGGACGTCGAACTGCGCGACGACGCGCTCGTGATCGCCGGCTCCCGCGAGGAGTCCGCCGAGTTCGCCGCCGAGGGCGACGACGCGGCCGACGCGGGGGACGCGGGCGAGGGCGACGAGGTCCGCTACCATCGGCGCGAGCGCCGCCTCCGGTCCGTCTCGCGCCGCGTTCCGGTCCCCGAACCGGTCGAGGCCGACGCGGCGACGGCCTCTTTCGACGCCGGCGTGCTCACGGTCACGCTCCCCAAGCGCTCGCCCGACGACGACCGCGGGCACACGATCGACGTCAACTGA